From Arachis hypogaea cultivar Tifrunner chromosome 3, arahy.Tifrunner.gnm2.J5K5, whole genome shotgun sequence:
CCAAGCAGAGcaaaaccataatttcattcatcattaaattaaatattaaatatataaaggtAAACAGGAATACTGGCTGACAAGGACCAGGTTACAGCCATCTCTATCTGATCTGCATCTATATATTTAGTGACTTCTGAagaatagattttttttaaaatgcagAACATGGACAAAGGCGAAATAGGTGTACATAGGCACCATAGTACTGGTGCATGTAAGTAAACAGGAACAAGATGACAAAAGAAACTACTTACATGTCTTTCAGCTTGCTCTCTTTGAGTTTGCAGGTCGCGTTGATTCTTCTCGGCCAAAGCTTTTGCCTAATATAAAATGTCAACAGTCATAGCATATGCAGATTATTCTTCACCTATTCTTTATATCAAGAAATAGTAAAAGGGAATGAAATCAAGGAAACAAACATGTAAACACATACCTGACGCTCTTGAGTCCTCTGGTGGCGTTCCAACCTGGCTCTTCGCCTTTCTTCAGTTTCCCCTTCAACTTCTTGAAATTCTCCAGATGACGGAGCAGCTTCAGACCATAAAAGAGAATGACAAAAAGAGTGATGAACTAAGCAATGGCAGCTGAAAATGTAAACCACTTTTGCATCAATAACCAATGTACTGGAACCACAAATCTACCTCCGAAAATCGAAGaaagatcatcaacaatattagTGGATGATGATGCTTTCTTCATGTTTGAAGATGCACCAGCAGATTTCCTTGTTATATCTGActgaaattgattttcaaatagaGAGTCCTGTAAACAAACAGCTTCAGAAAACTTCATAACAAAATTTGCAAGTATAACACTGAATTTAACATGCATGTTATTcctacatttatttttttatataaatcataaaaaaataaacttataCTTCATTAACTACAATTGTTTCTAAacaatttcattttgtttttaactttttttttccacGGTATCCTCTAGCCCTCTAGCCCGATAGGCCAAGGACTAATCCACCGCGGATCTGAGCTTCCATTTAAGAGTTTGCCGctagccaatgggttgctgcatgcacaaggcggaatTCGAACCTCAACACTTGCTTaaacaattttttgtttttaactaactcTAACATCCTATCTTCCAGGAGAAATTTTGCATGGCGGTATGGGACAAATTGTGAAAGATAAATTTTGCAATTATTTGTTACAATATAAGTACAGAACTCTAGACAATgttcaaaaagaaaaaagttacTCACTGAAGAGGTAGTCCGAGGAGGTCTTGGAGCACTACTGGCTCTTGCACCCGTGCCAAAGAAGGACTCAAGatcattttcattctttttttggtttgctcctgcagcagcagcagCGGCTCTTTCTCGGGCCTCAGCCGCAGCCCTTTCTCGAGCCTCTGCAGCAGCCCTCTCTACAGCAGCACGTTCTGCTTTAGCTCGTGCTTCAGCTTCAGCCCTCTCCTTTGCCTCTGCAGCTACCCGTTCAGCCCTTTCCTTTGCCTCTGTGGCAGCCCTTTCTCGGGCTTCAGCCTGTGCCCTCTGCACTGCAGCCCTCTCAGCACGCTCTCGAGCCTCAGCAGCTGCTTTCCCAACAGCAGCTCTTTCAGCTCTTTGGCGAGCTTCAGCAGCTGCTCTTTCACGTGCTTCTCTAGTAGCTCTTTCCACAGCCTGCCTTGCTCTTTCTCTCTCAAGCcgctgtttttctctttctttctcctcCCTTTCTTTCATGAGTCTTCTTTGCTCATTTTCCTCCCTCTCCTTTTGCTGCCGCTCACGGTCTAACCTTtcctgtttttctctctcttctagcATCTCATCCTTTTCAAATTGCACACCTTCTCTATTTCTAGCTGCCCTTGTGTTTTCTCGCTCCCTAACTTCCCTTGCATGTTTAAATTTAGCTTCGGCTCTATCCATTGCCTCCTTCATAGCAGCGGCAGCAGAGTTCATCTCTAATTCTTCATCAAGAAGACCATTTCCACTCTCGTCATCATTAGCACGACTCCTGCCCATAGCAAAATCATCAAGTTCATCAAACTGTGGTGGTGTAGGGGATGCCCTTGCTGCAGAAGGAGCAGATTTAGGAGCTTGAGAGAATCGAGTGGAACTAGGGAAAGTAGAGTACTCATTAGCCTTCTTTCTAGAATTGGCAGAAGCTGGGGAGCCTGTTCCCATTCTTGAAATATTTACCGGCCGTGGGGAGGGGGTCTTGATGGTGGTGGTGCAGTAGTTGGCTGTGTAAAAAGAGGAACCTCTGACACTGTCAACCATATATCCTCACCAAATTCTACATTTTCTTCATATTTTGGAGACATATCTTCCTCAGCATTGGCCTGTCTAAAATTAGTATTATTATAATTGGGGGAAGTAGACCTTTGGCCAACTGGTTTATTAGAACCAGGTGAATATGAAGGCATGTAAGAAGGGGATTGCGGAACCTCTCGATCATTTTCAACAGGGATCTTGTTTTGCGACCGTTTCTCAGGACTCCTTGCAGAAAACATTTCAACTTGTTCTTTATCTCTAGTCGAACCAGGGCTCGTATTTGACTGTGGAGACAAGCTGCCCTTCCTGCTATTTCTCTCTGATGTGAATGCAGGTACAGATTGTCCAAGCCCGCCAAAAGGATCAATATCATCATATACTCTTCCATTAGAATTTGCTGAACTATCGTTTTTTGTGCTTCTAGAACTACTAAACTTACTAATTTCTTCCAACGGATCTGTAGTGTGGCCTGAGGTTGAATCCACTGGTGCTGAAACTGATTCAAATACTCGGAAAGGGTCTTCTGATGCCGTAGAGGTTGCTTTAGCTGCACTAACAGTTGGTACTGAGGACAAACCGATATCGTCGGTGTGCCTGTTAATAATGTGTGAAAATAACTAAAGATGCACCAACCAATGCGAAAATAAACAATATTTacgaaacattaaaaaaataactctATATTCCAGTTCTGTGGAATCAAGCCTTCCATCTCCAATAATTTGAAGGCAACAGACAATTTAAGACACGCACATAGGTTAGCTCATGCATATACTTGCGCATTAAGTAAAAGCTGGATACCGCTACCGAACAATGCCAACTGCAAGAGAATCTCTGATACCAAAAACAACTCAGTAACTCACACTCCGTTCAATGTTCATAAATACCTGTTACCAGGTGGCTTACTGCTTCCGAATCCAGCTAGCAAATCATCAAAAGCAGGATCACCTCTATCATCCTTCTCCGATCTCTTCCCACCGGAAGTCTTCGACTCCCTTCCAAACCCGCCAAGAAGATCATCAAACGCGCTActgccgccgccgccgccactTCCTGGCGCTGACGAAGCCACGGATGCAAAAACATCTTCATACTTATTCTTAGACGTGCTCTTCAACCCTGGAATCCCGTCGAAAATGTCATCATCGTCATACACAGGCTTGTCGTAGACCGGCTTCGGCGAGTTCGTCGACCTGGAACCGA
This genomic window contains:
- the LOC112791083 gene encoding auxilin-related protein 2-like; protein product: MNDFDGLLASEFGYKPQGKSAPMARSKGSSNFSNTSSSLNFDLGSRSARATNSTASDFGSTSVFGSSGGMRNRDAGGGFDEMFGGSTARSESRGGADSPFDLDSMFRGGSSSTAGDFGSRSTNSPKPVYDKPVYDDDDIFDGIPGLKSTSKNKYEDVFASVASSAPGSGGGGGSSAFDDLLGGFGRESKTSGGKRSEKDDRGDPAFDDLLAGFGSSKPPGNRHTDDIGLSSVPTVSAAKATSTASEDPFRVFESVSAPVDSTSGHTTDPLEEISKFSSSRSTKNDSSANSNGRVYDDIDPFGGLGQSVPAFTSERNSRKGSLSPQSNTSPGSTRDKEQVEMFSARSPEKRSQNKIPVENDREVPQSPSYMPSYSPGSNKPVGQRSTSPNYNNTNFRQANAEEDMSPKYEENVEFGEDIWLTVSEVPLFTQPTTAPPPSRPPPPPASANSRKKANEYSTFPSSTRFSQAPKSAPSAARASPTPPQFDELDDFAMGRSRANDDESGNGLLDEELEMNSAAAAMKEAMDRAEAKFKHAREVRERENTRAARNREGVQFEKDEMLEEREKQERLDRERQQKEREENEQRRLMKEREEKEREKQRLERERARQAVERATREARERAAAEARQRAERAAVGKAAAEARERAERAAVQRAQAEARERAATEAKERAERVAAEAKERAEAEARAKAERAAVERAAAEARERAAAEARERAAAAAAGANQKKNENDLESFFGTGARASSAPRPPRTTSSDSLFENQFQSDITRKSAGASSNMKKASSSTNIVDDLSSIFGAAPSSGEFQEVEGETEERRRARLERHQRTQERQAKALAEKNQRDLQTQREQAERHRLAETLDFEIKRWAAGKEGNLRALLSTLQYVLWPECGWQPVSLTDLITGAAVKKAYRKATLCIHPDKVQQKGATLQQKYIAEKVFDLLKEAWNKFNSEELF